A genomic window from Candidatus Ancaeobacter aquaticus includes:
- a CDS encoding efflux RND transporter permease subunit, translating into MNLAEFAVKKPVSTMMAYLGLFLLGLLTYTMIPQDLYPPITFPQLTVVTNYPNAAPEEVENLVTKVIEEAVSTVKGVKNIRSVSREGTSMVLVEFTWGTKLDFASLAMREKIDLVKSRLPRDANEPIVLKFNPFARPMMVLSVTGNYSPEDLLKVSEKILKDKLEKVKGVASAGLSGGRERQIFVEINQAQLKASRADILSIVQSLKDSNLNYPGGSTKEKFYEYLIRTMGEFEHVSDIGKTVITLEDAKDQRRRDQERSTGGWDQLQIKSDKDRRGFQKRIITLNDVSVIVDDFKEIESYSRYNGKNNISIAIQKQTAANTIKTAEKVRKELKKLLPMLPKGVDVDIVYDQSIFIKNSIRGLFDNAWQGGLLAFIILFLFLRSFVNSLIVIFIIPTSILATFSLMHFTGVSINMMSLAGLAMGVGMIIDSGIVLIENVSIKREEGMGQKEAAISGTSELAKLVISSILSNAAVFFPMIFVIGIAGQLFKQLSMVVVFILLVSVPIAITIVPRLYSMGNRPFVKKPEFGIILIARKLYDKALNIFLNFPITSLLAIFVLFMSSLFLMSKLDFTAMPKVDEGKFSIKVDMRTGTVLAVTNAAVEKVEKILLEAPEIKDVTVRVGSTKSTKAGASLETLGSNQGQIMLNMKEGLKISTNDFVQQIREKIDKLHLKEATINYIVQDSEIGSAFAGGADIVIDVKGPRLDTLEKFTREIKAALKKIPGLTNIKDTVPKSAPETKILVRKDKAASYGLSVKAVAETALYAVKGVVPTRLKEGGREIDIMVRMREEDRKNIDTLKKSIYIKTQQGFDAPLNDVCTLKSGMGPSEVIRLNQRRTINVLANIYGRKRVEVEQEVEKALKSIIMTKAEKENYTIDIGGDREATQKSIQSLVFALILSVLLIYMIMASQFESLWQPFIIMFSIPLSIIGVAVALYVTNTPLSGVAFFGIIILGGIVVNNGIILIENFNMLREEGETLREALVESGRKRFRPIIMTALTTLVALIPLALGLGDGGELRAPMARAIIGGVFASTPLTLLVIPTIILVTERLFTKLKKK; encoded by the coding sequence ATGAACCTTGCAGAATTTGCTGTAAAAAAGCCCGTGTCTACCATGATGGCGTATCTTGGCCTATTCCTTCTCGGACTCCTTACTTACACTATGATTCCTCAAGATCTTTATCCGCCGATCACGTTTCCACAGCTTACTGTTGTTACAAACTACCCGAATGCTGCCCCCGAAGAAGTGGAAAACTTGGTCACTAAAGTTATTGAAGAAGCGGTCAGTACCGTTAAGGGCGTAAAAAATATTCGCTCGGTTTCACGTGAAGGCACCTCTATGGTTCTTGTTGAGTTCACCTGGGGGACAAAACTGGATTTTGCTTCACTTGCCATGCGTGAGAAGATCGATTTAGTTAAGTCGCGTCTTCCCCGTGATGCCAACGAACCGATTGTACTTAAATTTAATCCGTTTGCGCGCCCAATGATGGTATTGAGCGTTACCGGAAATTATTCACCCGAAGACCTCCTGAAAGTATCGGAAAAAATACTCAAGGACAAGCTCGAAAAAGTAAAAGGCGTCGCTTCAGCAGGCTTAAGTGGTGGTCGGGAACGGCAAATATTCGTTGAAATCAATCAGGCGCAGTTAAAAGCGAGTCGCGCCGATATTCTCTCAATTGTCCAGTCACTAAAGGATTCAAATCTTAACTATCCCGGCGGATCAACAAAAGAAAAGTTTTATGAATATCTTATCCGGACAATGGGAGAATTCGAACATGTCTCTGATATTGGTAAAACAGTGATTACGCTTGAAGATGCGAAGGATCAAAGAAGACGAGACCAAGAAAGAAGTACCGGCGGCTGGGACCAACTTCAAATTAAAAGCGATAAAGACCGCAGAGGATTCCAGAAAAGAATTATCACACTAAATGACGTGTCAGTCATAGTGGATGACTTCAAAGAAATTGAAAGTTATTCCCGCTATAACGGTAAAAATAATATTTCTATTGCAATACAAAAACAAACCGCAGCAAACACCATAAAAACCGCAGAAAAGGTACGTAAAGAGCTCAAAAAACTCCTTCCCATGCTTCCTAAAGGAGTGGATGTAGACATTGTTTATGACCAGTCGATCTTTATTAAAAATTCTATAAGGGGTCTTTTTGATAATGCGTGGCAAGGCGGGTTGCTTGCCTTTATCATCTTATTTCTGTTTTTGAGGAGTTTTGTAAATTCGCTCATTGTTATCTTTATTATCCCAACTTCAATCCTGGCAACTTTTTCGCTGATGCATTTTACCGGGGTCTCGATCAATATGATGAGCTTGGCAGGGCTAGCAATGGGTGTCGGTATGATTATTGATAGCGGTATCGTTTTAATCGAAAATGTGTCTATCAAGAGGGAAGAAGGAATGGGACAAAAAGAAGCAGCAATTTCAGGAACATCGGAACTGGCTAAACTCGTTATTAGTTCGATACTCTCAAATGCTGCCGTGTTCTTCCCTATGATCTTCGTTATCGGTATCGCCGGTCAGCTGTTCAAACAATTATCAATGGTCGTTGTATTTATCCTGCTTGTATCGGTACCAATCGCTATAACTATTGTTCCCCGGCTGTATAGCATGGGAAACAGACCATTTGTAAAAAAACCAGAGTTTGGCATCATTCTTATTGCAAGAAAACTTTACGATAAAGCACTCAACATCTTTCTCAACTTTCCTATTACAAGTCTTCTTGCAATTTTTGTTCTTTTTATGTCCAGTCTCTTCCTTATGTCAAAACTTGATTTTACCGCTATGCCAAAAGTCGATGAAGGTAAATTCTCCATTAAAGTTGATATGAGGACCGGCACAGTTCTCGCTGTAACAAATGCGGCTGTTGAAAAAGTCGAAAAGATATTACTTGAAGCCCCTGAGATCAAAGATGTCACTGTGAGGGTAGGATCAACAAAATCGACAAAAGCCGGGGCATCCCTTGAAACACTCGGCAGCAATCAGGGTCAGATCATGCTAAACATGAAAGAAGGTCTAAAAATATCGACAAATGATTTTGTGCAACAGATCAGAGAAAAGATCGACAAACTGCACTTGAAAGAAGCGACCATAAACTATATCGTGCAAGACAGTGAAATAGGCTCTGCATTTGCCGGTGGGGCAGATATCGTTATTGATGTCAAAGGACCAAGACTTGATACCCTTGAAAAATTCACTAGAGAAATAAAAGCAGCACTTAAAAAAATACCGGGACTTACCAATATTAAAGACACCGTTCCAAAATCCGCACCTGAGACAAAAATATTGGTAAGAAAAGATAAAGCCGCTTCATACGGGCTTTCTGTTAAAGCAGTTGCAGAAACCGCACTCTATGCCGTCAAGGGTGTTGTCCCCACAAGGCTCAAAGAAGGAGGACGCGAAATCGACATCATGGTACGTATGAGAGAAGAAGACAGAAAAAATATCGATACATTGAAAAAATCTATTTATATTAAGACACAGCAAGGATTTGATGCCCCATTAAATGATGTGTGTACCCTCAAAAGCGGCATGGGACCCAGCGAAGTCATCCGACTCAATCAGAGACGAACCATAAATGTTCTCGCGAATATCTATGGAAGAAAACGTGTTGAAGTTGAACAAGAAGTTGAAAAAGCACTGAAGAGCATTATTATGACTAAAGCAGAAAAAGAAAACTACACCATTGATATTGGCGGTGATAGAGAAGCAACTCAAAAATCGATACAGAGTCTTGTATTTGCACTCATATTATCAGTACTCTTGATCTACATGATCATGGCAAGCCAATTTGAATCGCTCTGGCAACCGTTTATTATCATGTTCTCAATTCCCCTATCGATCATCGGTGTTGCAGTAGCGCTATATGTGACAAATACCCCATTATCCGGCGTGGCTTTTTTCGGTATCATTATACTTGGTGGTATTGTGGTCAATAACGGCATCATTTTGATAGAGAATTTCAACATGCTTAGAGAAGAAGGTGAAACACTCCGTGAGGCACTTGTTGAATCAGGCAGAAAGAGATTTCGCCCGATTATCATGACCGCTTTGACGACACTTGTTGCGCTTATCCCGCTTGCGCTTGGACTTGGTGACGGTGGCGAATTAAGAGCCCCAATGGCTCGCGCTATTATTGGTGGCGTATTTGCCTCAACTCCGCTTACGCTCTTAGTTATACCAACAATAATATTAGTAACCGAGAGATTATTTACGAAATTAAAGAAAAAATAA
- a CDS encoding efflux RND transporter permease subunit, with protein sequence MNLPQFSIKRPVSMLMVFTGIILFGIVSYTRLPVELMPNMSYKTISVIIQARGGIPPTEVESLITVLVEEALSTVANLESLSSTSEKGKSTVALKFQPGTDMNFAALEAREKFSKIKNKLPKDIEKPVIAKYEENDVPIMILAITSTNKSYTVEEIRKIVEIEIKERISRVPGVANVDLAGGREEKIIVDVDEERLKAYKLPMNEVVNKIGIENVSLLAGSVKDTRMETKIRTAGLFSDIKEVEQVSIKSTKSGSLIRLKDIAKVKRDYMEPQGYSRINTKGTVSLYVQRESAANTVSVGAGVNKVLENLKPTLPRHIRILTVSNQADFILLAIGEVKKALVYGFVLATIIILLFLRNIFSALIIVMAIPISMMVTFALMYFTGITLNVMTLSGLALGIGMMLDNSIVVLENIFKLKEKGGEPVKAAIDGSNEVLMSIFAATITTIIVFLPLNFVSEQIKILYGGLAITVTYALIASLFTALTMVPLLGSKMKELKKSTSGTAQKKGLHKIFFKYYRKILVLVIRYRYIAIISAFALFIVSLYGSQSLKKELSGGSEQSRFTIFVELPDGARLEMSDIVVKEVEKEVSKNPDVKSVQSRVEGWSSKVYVNLKPEKERQKQMADIVEGLRPKLSKLGKAQDAFIYFSAGQESGGKEILIDIYGHSYDTLKKLAIKISKEAGNIKGLVDTKIRITEGRPEYRFYVDKDAAALAGLTTRDIAEEIHAKIRGLRATAFRTEGREIEIIVRDDEKYRKNKKDIQRFAVFNKNKNMFYVDQVTRYEPGLGPSEIWRNNKSRMIQVSATVTNMTIGTAMEKVSEKLKDFEFPKDFYWEFGGNYAKMQENQKQLFVVFLLSVLLIYMILASLFESYIQPFIILTAVPLALIGAIAGLLMTQKPVTMGVLVGAIMLAGIVASNAIILISKINQLMASGCNLYKALISAGESRLRPIIMTAASTVIALFPMAVGRGGSSALWAPLAITVMGGLITSTFLTLLIIPGIYSMIEDIKKIKARPDEELS encoded by the coding sequence ATGAATTTACCGCAATTTTCAATTAAACGCCCTGTATCCATGCTCATGGTGTTTACGGGCATTATACTCTTTGGTATTGTCAGCTATACAAGGCTTCCTGTAGAGCTGATGCCCAACATGTCTTATAAAACAATCTCCGTTATTATTCAGGCGCGCGGTGGTATCCCTCCCACTGAAGTTGAATCCCTGATAACGGTCCTTGTTGAAGAGGCACTGTCTACCGTAGCAAATCTTGAAAGCCTCAGTTCAACCTCAGAAAAAGGGAAAAGCACCGTAGCTCTCAAATTCCAGCCGGGAACAGACATGAATTTTGCTGCGCTTGAAGCGCGTGAAAAGTTTTCTAAGATCAAGAACAAATTACCCAAAGATATCGAGAAGCCCGTCATTGCAAAATATGAAGAGAATGATGTCCCTATCATGATCCTTGCGATCACGAGTACAAACAAAAGTTATACTGTTGAAGAAATCCGAAAGATCGTTGAGATAGAGATCAAAGAACGTATTTCTCGTGTACCGGGCGTTGCAAATGTAGACTTGGCCGGCGGCCGTGAAGAAAAGATCATTGTCGATGTCGATGAAGAACGCCTCAAAGCATATAAACTCCCAATGAATGAAGTAGTCAATAAGATCGGCATCGAAAACGTATCTCTTTTAGCGGGTTCCGTAAAAGATACCAGGATGGAAACAAAGATCCGAACAGCAGGTCTTTTTTCTGATATTAAAGAGGTTGAACAAGTCTCCATAAAATCAACAAAATCAGGTTCACTTATCAGGTTAAAAGATATTGCAAAAGTAAAACGTGATTATATGGAGCCCCAGGGATATTCTCGTATCAACACAAAAGGAACTGTATCACTCTATGTTCAACGCGAAAGCGCGGCAAATACTGTTTCTGTCGGTGCCGGTGTAAATAAAGTCTTGGAAAATTTAAAGCCGACACTTCCAAGACATATCAGAATACTTACCGTAAGTAACCAGGCAGATTTCATACTCCTTGCTATCGGTGAAGTAAAAAAAGCACTTGTCTACGGTTTTGTTCTTGCTACCATTATTATCCTCTTATTTCTGAGGAACATCTTTTCCGCACTTATCATTGTCATGGCAATACCGATTTCAATGATGGTCACTTTCGCATTGATGTATTTTACGGGCATCACTTTGAATGTAATGACATTAAGCGGACTTGCGCTCGGCATTGGTATGATGCTTGATAACTCTATTGTTGTACTCGAAAATATCTTTAAGTTGAAAGAAAAAGGGGGCGAACCGGTAAAAGCTGCAATTGATGGTTCTAACGAAGTATTGATGTCAATTTTTGCGGCTACCATTACCACAATTATCGTATTCTTACCGCTCAACTTTGTTTCAGAACAAATTAAAATACTCTATGGCGGACTTGCTATTACCGTAACCTATGCCCTTATCGCGTCGCTTTTTACCGCGCTTACAATGGTTCCCCTGCTTGGATCGAAAATGAAAGAACTTAAAAAAAGCACATCAGGCACTGCTCAAAAAAAAGGACTTCACAAAATATTTTTCAAATATTACCGTAAAATTCTCGTCTTAGTTATCAGATACCGTTATATTGCAATCATTTCAGCATTTGCACTTTTTATTGTTTCACTTTACGGGAGTCAATCACTTAAAAAAGAACTTTCCGGTGGGTCCGAACAAAGTAGGTTTACCATATTTGTTGAACTTCCTGACGGTGCACGATTAGAAATGTCTGACATTGTTGTAAAAGAAGTTGAAAAAGAAGTCAGCAAAAACCCTGATGTCAAAAGCGTGCAATCACGTGTTGAAGGATGGTCCTCAAAAGTATATGTAAACCTTAAACCGGAAAAAGAACGTCAGAAGCAGATGGCAGATATTGTAGAAGGACTTCGACCAAAACTCTCCAAACTCGGTAAAGCACAAGATGCATTTATCTATTTCTCGGCGGGACAAGAGTCGGGAGGAAAAGAAATACTTATAGATATTTACGGCCATAGTTATGACACACTCAAGAAACTGGCAATCAAGATATCAAAGGAAGCTGGCAATATCAAAGGACTTGTTGATACAAAGATCAGAATCACTGAAGGTCGTCCGGAATATCGCTTTTATGTTGATAAAGATGCTGCGGCCCTCGCAGGACTCACCACTCGAGATATTGCTGAAGAAATACATGCCAAGATACGAGGATTGCGTGCAACCGCCTTTCGCACCGAAGGGCGCGAAATTGAAATTATTGTACGAGACGATGAAAAGTACAGAAAGAACAAAAAAGATATTCAACGATTCGCCGTTTTTAACAAAAATAAAAACATGTTCTATGTTGATCAGGTAACACGGTATGAACCAGGTCTTGGACCAAGTGAAATATGGCGCAACAACAAGAGTAGAATGATACAGGTAAGCGCGACAGTTACCAATATGACCATCGGTACCGCAATGGAAAAAGTAAGCGAAAAGCTTAAAGACTTTGAGTTCCCAAAGGATTTTTATTGGGAATTTGGCGGTAACTACGCAAAAATGCAGGAAAATCAAAAACAGCTCTTTGTTGTCTTCCTTCTTTCTGTTCTCTTAATCTATATGATCCTTGCCTCATTATTTGAATCGTATATTCAACCATTTATTATTCTTACGGCAGTGCCGCTGGCTTTAATCGGTGCTATCGCCGGACTCCTTATGACACAAAAACCGGTCACTATGGGAGTACTCGTTGGGGCAATTATGCTTGCTGGTATTGTTGCAAGTAATGCGATCATATTGATCAGTAAGATCAATCAGCTTATGGCAAGTGGGTGTAATCTGTATAAAGCGCTCATATCTGCCGGAGAAAGCAGATTACGGCCTATTATTATGACTGCAGCATCTACTGTTATAGCGCTTTTTCCTATGGCCGTCGGTCGGGGCGGAAGTTCCGCGCTGTGGGCACCTTTGGCTATCACCGTTATGGGGGGTCTTATTACATCAACGTTTCTTACCCTTCTTATCATTCCCGGCATCTATTCTATGATTGAAGATATTAAAAAGATAAAAGCTCGCCCGGATGAGGAGCTATCATAA
- a CDS encoding FecR domain-containing protein, whose product MSFYKKLCVSAVAVFVAIGFVTAGSLYADDASAVISSYDGKVLVKTVDSDKWVEIKRSDVKLGSGDSIKTENGTADIVYPDGSILKIKDHSVTTITDLKDESSGQVTRRIKLFVGDMWAKITPGTSTKTEFVTPSAVAAVKGTTVSLSVLADGTVQILTEEGLVLVELGAGDSRPNVSLGDGDSIQVSVDANGNVSIEGLSGDVDVVMANGTTIAINPTNAVETDATGSTIAVTKGSVVVTSSGRYSETHTFEAGMTVTIDDSGSMKAALPSQLPPVRNAAAQAAQNAQKKTGGGDANQPDPSQTNNSLNFLNKKQIQEILEDSPSNP is encoded by the coding sequence ATGTCTTTTTATAAGAAACTCTGTGTTTCTGCAGTGGCTGTTTTTGTGGCAATAGGATTTGTAACAGCGGGAAGTTTATATGCAGATGATGCATCAGCTGTAATATCATCGTATGATGGTAAAGTGTTGGTGAAAACCGTAGATTCAGATAAGTGGGTTGAAATAAAGAGAAGTGATGTTAAGTTGGGTAGCGGAGATAGCATTAAGACTGAAAACGGTACAGCAGATATAGTATATCCTGATGGATCGATATTAAAGATAAAAGATCATAGTGTGACAACAATAACAGATCTTAAAGATGAATCTTCGGGACAGGTAACGAGAAGAATTAAACTTTTTGTTGGTGACATGTGGGCAAAGATTACTCCGGGAACATCAACAAAGACAGAGTTTGTTACCCCAAGTGCAGTTGCAGCGGTAAAGGGAACAACAGTATCATTGTCAGTTCTTGCTGATGGTACGGTACAGATTTTAACTGAAGAAGGTTTAGTTCTCGTAGAGCTTGGTGCTGGTGATAGTCGTCCGAACGTCAGTCTTGGTGACGGTGATTCAATACAGGTAAGTGTTGATGCAAATGGTAACGTTAGCATTGAGGGTTTGTCAGGTGATGTAGATGTAGTAATGGCAAATGGTACAACAATTGCTATTAATCCGACAAATGCGGTAGAAACAGATGCAACTGGTTCGACTATTGCGGTAACAAAAGGTAGTGTTGTTGTTACTTCTTCAGGCAGATATAGTGAGACACATACATTTGAAGCGGGAATGACCGTAACAATTGACGATTCTGGGAGCATGAAAGCTGCGCTTCCATCACAGTTACCACCGGTTCGTAATGCAGCAGCGCAAGCTGCGCAGAACGCACAGAAAAAGACTGGTGGAGGAGATGCAAATCAACCAGATCCTAGTCAAACAAACAACAGTTTAAATTTTCTAAATAAAAAACAGATTCAGGAAATATTAGAAGATAGTCCATCAAATCCATAA